A region of Salvelinus alpinus chromosome 24, SLU_Salpinus.1, whole genome shotgun sequence DNA encodes the following proteins:
- the LOC139552279 gene encoding putative nuclease HARBI1, translating to MKAQNCVFLSALTMACPFVRDVVDEEALVLRRAFRRERVFRDRLDPLAFPDDHLYERYRFSADGIRYLCRLLGPRIKHRTARSHALSVEQMVCVALHFFASGAFLYSVGDAEQLNKATICRTIRSVCLAIKALADVFISFPGHRRLCDIKEEFYRIAGFPNVIGAVDCTHIRIKAPSGAHEADFVNRKSFHSINVQMVCNADCVISNVVAKWPGSVHDSRIFRASEIYQCLSQGEFSGVLLGDRGYGCQPFLLTPFTDPQEAQQAYNHAHARTRARVEMTFGLLKARFHCLHKLRVSPVRACDITVACAVLHNVACLRKERAPRVPPAMDWDNPAIFPDDDSGRLLRDQYVLNYFS from the exons atgaaggcccaaaattgtgtgttcctttctgctctgacaatggcatgcccattcgtgcgagatgtggtggatgaagaagcacttgtgctgaggagagccttcaggcgagaaagggtcttcagggaccggttggacccactggccttccctgatgaccatctatatgaaagatacaggttttctgcagatggcatcaggtatctatgcagactactgggtcccaggattaagcaccgcactgcacggagccatgcactgagtgtggagcaaatggtttgtgtggccttgcacttttttgctagtggagccttcctgtactcagtgggggatgcagaacagctgaacaaggccacaatttgccgcacaataaggagtgtgtgtctggctatcaaagcattagcagatgtcttcatctccttccctggccacagaagactctgtgacatcaaagaggagttctataggattgcag gtttccccaatgtcattggtgcagtggactgcacacacataaggataaaagccccctcaggtgcccatgaggccgattttgtgaataggaaatcctttcacagcattaatgttcag atggtctgcaatgctgactgtgtgatcagcaatgttgtggcaaaatggcctggctcagtccatgactccagaatctttcgggcctctgaaatctatcagtgcctatcacaag gtgaattctctggtgtgttgctgggagacagggggtatggctgccagccttttctcctgacacctttcacagacccccaggaagcacagcaggcctacaaccatgcccatgccaggaccagggccagagttgaaatgacctttggcctcctgaaggcacgctttcactgccttcacaaattaagggtcagccctgttagggcatgtgatattactgtggcttgtgctgtcctccacaatgtggcctgcctgaggaaggagagggcccccagagtgccaccagccatggactgggacaatccggcaatcttccctgatgacgacagtggtcggctgctgagggaccaatatgtgttgaattattttagttag